A window of the Candidatus Binatia bacterium genome harbors these coding sequences:
- a CDS encoding GAF domain-containing sensor histidine kinase: MSAVNPLEADSEIRILGHIADFMGTTMALEEVISAAMRFTAAMMGADGSSILLLDREHTNLKFFIALGEKASQLKNMTLSKGEGIAGFVAETGLPMVVSDVRRETRFAKRVDRTTGFQTRAIACVPLKVRGELKGVIEVVSRKAGIFGDKELDMLTAIAGPVAIMIENARLIQEVKTLHDKLGEATRLKAEFLATMTHEMRTPINIVIGNLDLLLGGFLGATNERQRKCLETALRNSGEALNLVSSLLDLSRFEAGQFVIRVEEFRLEEVWTELELLFRIGLSGKPVELSWEIEGTLPALKTDRMKVKEVLSNIVFNAVKYTDKGQVKVTASPVGPGEQINIEIKDTGVGIPRESLPLIFEPFRQVEGSASRSLGGVGLGLAIAKRLLNLLNGKVEVDSEVGKGTTFLITLPARYSA, encoded by the coding sequence GTGAGCGCCGTCAATCCGCTGGAAGCCGACAGCGAAATTCGCATCCTGGGTCACATCGCCGACTTCATGGGGACCACCATGGCCCTGGAGGAGGTCATCAGCGCGGCGATGCGCTTCACCGCGGCCATGATGGGGGCCGACGGTTCTTCGATTCTCCTCCTCGACCGCGAACATACCAACCTCAAGTTTTTTATCGCGCTCGGCGAAAAAGCGAGCCAGCTCAAAAACATGACGCTGTCGAAAGGGGAAGGGATTGCCGGATTCGTCGCGGAAACCGGGTTGCCGATGGTCGTCTCCGACGTGCGCCGGGAGACCCGCTTTGCCAAGCGCGTCGATCGGACGACCGGCTTTCAAACTCGGGCGATCGCCTGCGTGCCGCTCAAAGTAAGGGGAGAGCTCAAGGGCGTCATCGAGGTGGTGAGCAGGAAGGCGGGGATCTTTGGCGACAAGGAGCTGGACATGCTCACGGCGATCGCCGGACCGGTCGCGATCATGATCGAGAACGCGAGGCTGATCCAGGAAGTCAAAACCTTGCACGACAAGCTCGGCGAGGCGACCCGGCTCAAGGCCGAGTTTCTCGCCACCATGACGCACGAGATGCGCACGCCGATCAATATCGTCATCGGCAACCTCGATCTTCTCCTGGGCGGCTTTCTCGGCGCGACCAACGAGCGGCAGAGGAAATGCCTCGAGACGGCGCTGCGCAATTCCGGCGAGGCGCTCAATCTCGTGAGCAGTCTTTTGGATCTCTCCCGCTTCGAGGCCGGGCAATTCGTCATCCGGGTCGAGGAGTTTCGGCTCGAAGAGGTCTGGACCGAGCTGGAGCTCTTGTTCCGGATCGGACTCAGCGGCAAACCCGTGGAGCTGTCCTGGGAGATCGAGGGAACCCTTCCGGCTCTCAAGACCGACCGTATGAAGGTCAAAGAGGTCTTGAGCAACATCGTTTTCAACGCGGTCAAATACACCGACAAGGGGCAGGTCAAGGTGACCGCCTCTCCGGTCGGGCCGGGCGAGCAAATAAACATCGAGATCAAAGACACCGGCGTCGGCATACCCCGGGAGTCGTTGCCGCTTATCTTCGAGCCGTTCCGGCAGGTGGAAGGCTCGGCGAGCCGGAGCCTCGGCGGCGTGGGCCTCGGTTTGGCTATAGCCAAGAGGCTGCTTAATCTGCTGAACGGCAAGGTAGAAGTGGACAGCGAGGTGGGAAAGGGGACGACGTTCCTGATCACCTTGCCGGCCCGGTATTCGGCCTG
- the proC gene encoding pyrroline-5-carboxylate reductase codes for MLKDKIGVIGAGKIGSAIVRGVIGAGLVQKKQVMASDVSETLRQSVAAELGIEVTPDNDKVCQFADIVILAVKPQIIDAVVKEIAGMLGKTKLLVSVAAGVPLSRIENNLAKGARVVRVMPNITCVVGAGASCYAGGENATAEDLERVGAILNSFGIGLPLEEKYLDAVTGLSGSGPAYVLLFIESLADGGVQVGLSRDVALKLALQTVYGSALMALKSGKHLGELRGEVTSPGGTTIAGLYALEKGGMRGTVMEAVLQATRRSQELGKGRS; via the coding sequence ATGCTCAAGGACAAAATCGGCGTGATCGGCGCGGGCAAGATCGGCTCGGCGATCGTGCGCGGGGTGATCGGCGCCGGCCTGGTGCAAAAGAAACAGGTGATGGCGAGCGACGTGAGCGAAACGCTCCGCCAGTCCGTCGCCGCCGAGCTGGGGATCGAAGTCACGCCGGATAACGACAAGGTCTGTCAATTCGCCGATATCGTGATTCTCGCGGTCAAGCCCCAGATCATCGACGCGGTAGTCAAAGAGATCGCCGGCATGTTGGGTAAAACAAAACTGCTGGTCTCCGTCGCGGCCGGCGTTCCGCTCTCCCGGATCGAAAACAATTTAGCCAAGGGGGCGCGCGTCGTGCGGGTGATGCCGAATATCACCTGCGTGGTCGGCGCCGGAGCTTCCTGCTATGCCGGAGGAGAGAACGCCACCGCGGAGGATCTCGAAAGAGTCGGTGCGATCTTAAACAGCTTCGGCATCGGGCTTCCGTTGGAAGAAAAATATTTGGACGCGGTGACCGGTCTCAGCGGCAGCGGGCCGGCTTATGTATTGCTTTTTATCGAATCGCTGGCCGACGGCGGGGTTCAGGTCGGCCTCAGCCGGGACGTGGCGTTGAAGCTCGCGCTCCAGACGGTTTACGGCTCCGCGCTGATGGCGCTCAAGAGCGGGAAACACCTGGGAGAGCTGAGGGGCGAGGTCACCTCGCCGGGAGGAACAACCATCGCCGGACTGTACGCCTTGGAGAAGGGAGGCATGAGGGGGACCGTGATGGAAGCCGTGTTGCAGGCGACCCGTCGCTCGCAAGAGCTGGGAAAGGGGCGGTCGTGA
- a CDS encoding fused MFS/spermidine synthase, whose product MTTGFSRSRGSGLLLIALLCFFLSGAAGLIYEVVWTRMLTQIFGNTTYAIATVLAAFMAGLAIGSYSFGRIADRGHNDFLLYGILEAGVGIYGLVVPWLFDAGRRIYIPLFHINDAYPYVFNLLLFFLSFLLLVIPTLLMGATLPLLSRFFVKSFTDLGRRVGDLYATNTLGAVLGCALSGYYLIPAYGMRTTVYIAAALNLAIAVVIIIVDRLRDKEVIEPAPAEEPAVADAAPGAVPSNLGWVLLFSMCLSGMAALIYENAWTRVLTLVIGSSIYSFTTMLVTFLVGLALGGFLYARAMGEREVRMATFGVIELLVGLTALATIPLFEKLPLIFLRLLHGFGDSFHLFLSIQVAISAMVMVLPTLLLGMTFPLVARLFTQSLYRVGSSVGTSYAANTLGAILGAFAGGFILIPTIGVQNSILFAVILNLLIGWFLIVADPRMSLAPRLVLGLAVLAAIVVIPLKTPSWDQHVMTSGVTVYSDRYTNLHRDSLRVEEMHRDKILYYKEGLTATVSVHQSTGSEYKYFRTNGKIDGSHGDALSQLMTGYIPMLFHPTGERAAVIGLGTGMTSKAVAAFPVREVEVLEIEPAMREATKFFNDKNGKILENPKVRVIPTDGRNYILATPKVYDVIAAEPSNPWIAGIANLYTREFYSVVKSKLKPDGIFAQWFHNYSMSPDDFRMVFRTFAEAFPYMTVWGMKESDFLMVGSMQEQVFRHTELKAIFAKNKILRADFEELGLSDPYATLGFYRMGREGALAFSEGAPLNTDDGAELEFSAPKNLGRATSELNRKLMQPHLSEAPWLKTSGAAPEAFGRYYLAQAHEANGWHSRALEEVERAIAADPKNADFYVLKARILLEAEKSSEAVKAAAMALERSPQALRAVLALHEEFYLPEAKVIYSKAIEMKSKDVQPYVGLGKIALYYRQLPEAEKWLEQARQIQPDHKEVLLQWGRLLLTKGETEKAKDLLEQSKEKGEDTAALYSSLGEAYSKLELWQEAADAYRRALRFRRSNVEWRRNLGIALAKLGRVGEAEQKFREILAISSEDAEAWQELKKIGKRY is encoded by the coding sequence ATGACAACAGGTTTTAGCCGTTCGCGGGGCAGCGGGCTTCTTTTGATCGCTTTGCTCTGCTTCTTTTTGTCGGGCGCCGCCGGCCTGATCTACGAAGTCGTGTGGACCCGCATGCTGACGCAGATCTTCGGCAACACCACGTATGCCATCGCCACCGTGCTGGCCGCGTTCATGGCCGGACTCGCCATCGGCAGCTACTCCTTCGGCCGCATCGCCGATCGCGGCCACAACGATTTTTTGCTTTACGGCATCCTCGAGGCCGGAGTCGGCATTTACGGCCTGGTCGTTCCCTGGCTCTTTGACGCGGGACGGCGGATTTATATTCCGCTGTTTCACATAAACGACGCCTATCCCTACGTTTTCAATCTCCTGCTGTTCTTTTTGTCCTTCCTCCTGCTCGTGATCCCCACCTTGCTCATGGGGGCGACCTTGCCGCTCCTCAGCCGGTTTTTCGTCAAGAGCTTCACCGACCTCGGGCGACGCGTCGGCGACCTTTACGCGACCAACACCCTCGGGGCGGTTCTGGGCTGCGCCCTCTCGGGCTACTATCTGATCCCGGCCTATGGGATGCGGACGACGGTTTATATCGCCGCCGCGCTCAATCTCGCGATCGCCGTCGTCATCATCATCGTGGACCGGTTGCGCGACAAAGAGGTTATCGAGCCTGCGCCTGCGGAAGAGCCTGCCGTGGCCGATGCCGCTCCCGGAGCCGTGCCCTCCAATCTCGGCTGGGTGCTGCTTTTCTCCATGTGCCTTTCCGGAATGGCGGCGCTGATCTACGAGAACGCGTGGACGCGCGTCCTTACGCTCGTCATCGGCAGCTCCATCTACTCTTTCACGACCATGCTGGTGACGTTTCTCGTCGGCCTGGCGCTCGGCGGATTTCTCTACGCGCGGGCGATGGGCGAGCGCGAGGTTCGAATGGCCACCTTCGGCGTGATCGAGCTTTTGGTCGGCTTGACGGCGCTGGCGACGATCCCGCTCTTCGAGAAGCTGCCGCTGATTTTCTTGCGGCTGCTGCACGGCTTCGGCGACTCGTTCCATCTGTTTCTCTCGATTCAGGTCGCGATCTCGGCCATGGTGATGGTGCTGCCGACGCTGCTTCTGGGGATGACCTTTCCTCTGGTCGCCCGCTTGTTCACGCAGAGCCTCTATCGCGTCGGCAGCAGCGTGGGAACCTCTTACGCGGCCAACACGCTCGGCGCGATCCTCGGCGCCTTCGCCGGCGGCTTTATCCTCATCCCTACCATCGGCGTGCAGAACTCGATTCTCTTCGCCGTGATCTTGAATCTCCTCATCGGCTGGTTCCTGATCGTCGCGGACCCGCGCATGTCTTTGGCGCCGCGTCTCGTGCTCGGCCTCGCCGTTCTCGCGGCGATCGTGGTGATCCCTCTGAAGACCCCGAGTTGGGACCAACACGTAATGACGAGCGGCGTCACAGTCTACAGCGACCGCTACACTAATCTGCATCGCGACTCGCTCCGCGTCGAGGAGATGCACCGCGACAAAATCCTCTATTATAAGGAGGGCCTGACCGCCACCGTCAGCGTCCATCAGAGCACCGGCAGCGAGTACAAATATTTTCGCACCAACGGAAAAATCGACGGCTCGCACGGCGACGCTTTGAGCCAGCTCATGACCGGCTACATTCCGATGCTGTTTCACCCGACCGGGGAAAGAGCGGCGGTGATCGGGCTCGGCACCGGGATGACGAGCAAGGCGGTGGCGGCGTTTCCGGTGCGCGAGGTCGAGGTGCTCGAGATCGAGCCGGCGATGCGCGAAGCGACGAAATTCTTCAACGACAAGAACGGCAAGATTCTGGAAAATCCCAAGGTGCGCGTGATTCCCACCGACGGCCGCAACTATATTCTCGCCACGCCGAAGGTTTACGACGTGATCGCGGCCGAGCCGTCCAACCCCTGGATCGCCGGCATCGCCAATCTTTACACGCGGGAATTTTACTCGGTGGTGAAGTCGAAGCTCAAGCCGGACGGCATCTTCGCCCAGTGGTTCCACAACTATTCCATGTCGCCGGACGATTTTCGCATGGTCTTTCGCACCTTCGCCGAGGCCTTCCCCTACATGACCGTGTGGGGCATGAAAGAGAGCGATTTTCTCATGGTGGGGAGCATGCAGGAACAGGTTTTCCGCCACACCGAGCTCAAGGCGATCTTCGCGAAAAACAAAATTCTCAGGGCGGACTTCGAAGAGCTGGGCCTCAGCGACCCGTACGCCACTCTGGGCTTTTACCGCATGGGCAGGGAAGGCGCGCTCGCTTTCAGCGAGGGCGCGCCGCTGAACACCGACGACGGCGCCGAGCTGGAGTTCTCCGCGCCTAAGAACCTCGGCCGGGCGACTTCGGAGCTCAACCGCAAGCTGATGCAACCTCACTTGAGCGAGGCCCCGTGGCTGAAAACTTCCGGTGCCGCGCCCGAGGCCTTCGGCCGCTACTATCTCGCTCAGGCGCACGAGGCCAACGGCTGGCACAGCCGCGCGCTGGAGGAAGTCGAGCGGGCGATCGCCGCCGATCCCAAGAACGCCGATTTTTATGTCCTCAAGGCCAGAATACTTCTCGAAGCGGAAAAAAGTTCCGAAGCGGTCAAGGCGGCCGCCATGGCCCTGGAGCGTTCGCCCCAGGCGCTCCGAGCCGTCCTCGCCCTCCATGAAGAATTCTATCTGCCGGAAGCGAAGGTGATCTACTCCAAGGCGATCGAGATGAAAAGCAAAGACGTTCAACCCTACGTAGGGCTAGGGAAAATAGCGCTCTATTACCGCCAGTTGCCGGAGGCGGAAAAATGGCTCGAACAGGCCAGACAAATTCAACCCGATCACAAAGAGGTGCTGTTGCAATGGGGCCGTTTGCTGCTGACCAAAGGAGAAACGGAAAAAGCCAAGGATCTCCTGGAGCAGTCCAAGGAAAAAGGCGAAGACACTGCCGCTCTTTACAGCTCGCTCGGCGAAGCCTATAGCAAGCTCGAGCTTTGGCAGGAGGCCGCCGACGCCTACCGGCGCGCGCTGAGATTCAGGAGGAGCAACGTCGAATGGCGCCGCAACCTCGGCATCGCGCTCGCCAAGCTGGGAAGAGTCGGCGAGGCGGAGCAAAAATTCCGCGAGATCCTGGCGATCAGCTCCGAGGACGCGGAGGCCTGGCAGGAGCTTAAAAAAATCGGCAAACGGTATTAA